The Alphaproteobacteria bacterium genome contains a region encoding:
- a CDS encoding RidA family protein: MPGTVEKKLSDLGITLGTPAAPVANYVGFVRTGNLLVVSGQLCFGPDGKLAAVGKLGGAVSIEDGQKAARACAINLLSHLKVALGDLDKVQRVVRLGGFINAMPDFLETPKVMNGASDLMVTAFGDKGRHARTTIGVAVLPMDAAVEVEGMFEVS, from the coding sequence ATGCCGGGGACAGTTGAAAAAAAGCTTTCGGATCTTGGGATTACGCTCGGTACCCCGGCGGCGCCGGTCGCCAATTACGTCGGGTTCGTGCGGACCGGCAATCTCCTGGTGGTCTCGGGCCAGCTTTGCTTCGGCCCGGATGGCAAGCTGGCGGCCGTCGGCAAGCTGGGCGGGGCCGTCTCGATCGAGGACGGGCAGAAGGCAGCCCGCGCCTGCGCGATCAACCTGCTCTCGCATCTCAAGGTCGCGCTGGGCGACCTCGACAAGGTGCAACGCGTGGTGCGGCTGGGCGGCTTCATCAACGCGATGCCGGACTTCCTCGAGACGCCCAAGGTGATGAACGGCGCTTCCGACCTGATGGTCACGGCCTTCGGCGACAAGGGCCGGCACGCCCGCACCACCATCGGCGTCGCAGTGCTGCCGATGGATGCCGCGGTGGAAGTCGAAGGCATGTTCGAGGTGTCGTGA
- a CDS encoding glycerophosphodiester phosphodiesterase family protein gives MSGLDWLTARPVAHRGLHDGVTVIENTASAFRAAIDGGYAIETDVQLTADGEAMVHHDFALGRLTLGSRQLAAMTAAGLKEVPFKATTDRMMTLGELCDLVAGRVPLVIELKSRFDDDMTLAARAAEVLQRYTGPAALMSFDPKPIAVLREIAPDLPRGIVAERHYADEEWEHLTTSEKDSLALLLHAPRTRPHFVAYHVKDLPSPGPWIARNIFRRPLLTWTVRTEDDRQRAKRWASQMIFEGFRP, from the coding sequence ATGAGCGGCCTCGACTGGCTCACCGCGCGCCCGGTCGCGCACCGCGGTCTGCATGACGGCGTGACCGTGATCGAGAATACGGCATCGGCCTTCCGCGCGGCCATCGATGGCGGGTACGCTATCGAGACCGACGTTCAACTCACCGCCGACGGCGAGGCGATGGTGCATCACGATTTCGCGCTCGGCCGACTGACGCTTGGATCGCGCCAGCTCGCCGCCATGACGGCAGCGGGCCTCAAAGAGGTGCCGTTCAAGGCGACGACAGACCGCATGATGACTCTCGGCGAGCTGTGCGATCTCGTCGCGGGCCGCGTGCCCCTCGTGATCGAGCTGAAAAGCCGCTTCGATGACGACATGACCCTTGCGGCGCGCGCCGCCGAGGTGCTTCAGCGTTATACAGGCCCGGCCGCGCTGATGTCGTTTGACCCAAAGCCCATCGCTGTGCTGCGAGAGATCGCGCCCGATCTGCCGCGCGGAATTGTGGCCGAGCGGCACTACGCCGATGAGGAATGGGAGCATTTGACGACCAGCGAGAAGGATTCACTCGCCCTCCTGCTCCATGCTCCGCGCACGCGCCCCCATTTCGTTGCCTATCACGTGAAGGACCTGCCCTCGCCCGGGCCGTGGATTGCGCGCAACATTTTCCGCCGTCCGCTGCTGACCTGGACGGTACGCACCGAGGACGACCGTCAGCGCGCCAAGAGATGGGCGAGCCAGATGATTTTCGAGGGCTTCAGGCCGTAA